In a genomic window of Quercus lobata isolate SW786 chromosome 4, ValleyOak3.0 Primary Assembly, whole genome shotgun sequence:
- the LOC115986186 gene encoding uncharacterized protein LOC115986186: protein MENSKPTKTPCCPSTRLLPHDGIALTDHTKYRSMVGALEYLTFTSPKLAFSVHQLCQFMSSPTSAHLEVPKHVLRYVRGALTHGISFTPGPLTLTAFSDADWAGDPTDHCSTTGLLVFLGPSLISWSAKKQNTVLRSSKKLNILP, encoded by the coding sequence ATGGAGAATTCTAAGCCTACCAAAACTCCTTGCTGCCCTTCAACAAGGTTGCTTCCTCATGATGGTATTGCTTTGACAGATCATACTAAGTATAGGAGTATGGTTGGTGCTCTTGAATATCTAACCTTTACTAGTCCAAAACTTGCTTTTAGTGTTCACCAACTCTGCCAATTCATGAGCAGTCCTACCTCAGCTCATCTAGAAGTTCCCAAGCATGTTCTGAGATATGTTAGGGGGGCCTTGACTCATGGCATTAGTTTTACCCCAGGTCCATTGACCCTCACTGCATTTTCTGATGCAGATTGGGCGGGGGACCCAACTGATCATTGCTCCACCACTGGCTTACTTGTGTTTCTTGGCCCTAGTCTTATTTCATGGTCTGCTAAGAAGCAAAACACAGTTTTGCGATCCTCAAAAAAGCTGAATATCTTGCCTTAG
- the LOC115986187 gene encoding receptor-like protein 6, which produces MPICHPVQSSALLQFKNSFSLPHDNSISFHCDLYHGIQSYAKTNSWINGTNCCTWNGITCDNKTAHVIGIDVSCSQLQGTIHSNSSLFSLQHLQRLNLSYNDFNGSKLSPKFGWFANMTHLNLTTCNLTGEVPYEISYLSKLVSLDLSWNGNLKLEEQSLRRLIQNQTKLSELSLVTVDMSLVSPNSFMNLSSSLTFLRLFDCQLKGRFPYNIFHLPNLHFLDLRYNHDLTGSLPKQNWSSPLKVLGLSETRFPIDLPNLISNLKSLRKLYLSKCNFTRSYPTLLPNLTQITSLDLSHNNFGGQIPWFFLKFERLSFLGLSFNNFIGQLSDVSTNFNELSPSNNSSNCQSVNYIPSKLESLCLSHNLLNGSIPSWLYSIPHLHNLCLDNNQLTGHIDEFQHNSVRYLDLSNNKLQGPLPVSISKLVSLYHINVSFNNLSGTMESKMFSKLKNLQIADLSHNPLLSVNTISNVNYTLPKLYELYLSCCNFKEFPSFLTNLENLEKLDLSHNQIKGNTPTWMFQVGKNSLGYLNLSNNFLTRIDQLPWKKLGYLDLHSNSLQGPLPVPPIGISFLSISRNNLSGMIPSLICNISSLKVLDLSHNNLSDRISSCLGNFSDSLSVLDLRNNKFYGTIPETFAKGNNLRSLNMNGNQLEGPLPQSLVNCIHLEVLDLGNNKINGIFPHWLGTLPNLRVLVLRSNRFQGTIGNPKSKFTFTNLQIIDISHNEFHGCLPTKYFNQLKAMMNATAKKGELKYIGENYYQDSVIVVMKGLSMELVKIQNLFTTIDFSNNGFIGEIPKSIGKLKSLKGLNISHNELTGNISSSLEHLTNLEWLDLSSNKLTGEIPGQLVDHRTRSFKLIKKLSSWTNTSR; this is translated from the coding sequence ATGCCAATATGCCATCCAGTACAGAGCTCTGCTTTGCTCCAATTCAAGAACTCATTTTCACTTCCCCATGACAattcaatttcatttcattgtGATTTATATCATGGAATTCAATCATATGCCAAGACAAATTCCTGGATAAATGGTACAAATTGTTGTACATGGAATGGGATCACATGTGATAACAAGACTGCTCATGTCATTGGCATCGACGTTAGTTGCAGTCAACTTCAAGGTACCATCCATTCCAATAGCAGCCTTTTCTCTCTTCAACATCTCCAGCGACTCAACCTTTCTTACAATGACTTCAATGGCTCTAAATTGTCTCCTAAGTTTGGTTGGTTTGCGAACATGACGCATCTTAATCTCACAACATGCAACTTAACCGGTGAAGTTCCAtatgaaatttcttatttgtccaAATTGGTTTCACTTGATCTCTCTTGGAATGGCAACTTGAAACTAGAAGAGCAAAGTTTGCGAAGGCTTATTCAGAACCAAACCAAGCTAAGTGAACTTTCTTTAGTTACAGTTGACATGTCTTTGGTTTCACCAAATAGTTTCATGaatttgtcttcttctttgacATTTCTTCGTCTTTTTGATTGTCAATTAAAAGGGAGATTCCCATATAATATATTTCACCTCCCAAACCTCCATTTTCTTGATTTACGTTACAACCACGACCTTACTGGTTCTCTTCCAAAGCAAAATTGGAGTAGTCCCCTTAAGGTCTTAGGTCTCTCTGAAACTAGATTCCCAATCGATTTACCAAATCTAATCAGCAATTTGAAATCCTTGAGAAAATTGTACCTCAGCAAGTGCAATTTCACAAGGTCATATCCAACACTTCTTCCTAACCTCACGCAAATCACCTCTTTGGACCTCTCACACAATAATTTTGGTGGCCAAATACCATGGTTTTTCCTAAAATTTGAACGACTCAGTTTCTTAGGTCTCTCTTTCAACAATTTCATTGGTCAACTTTCTGATGTTTCTACAAATTTTAATGAACTTTCACCTTCAAATAATTCTTCCAATTGTCAATCAGTCAATTACATTCCTTCCAAGCTAGAATCTTTGTGTTTATCTCATAACTTATTGAATGGCTCGATTCCATCCTGGTTGTATTCCATACCACATTTGCATAATTTATGTTTGGATAATAACCAACTCACTGGGCATATTGATGAATTTCAACATAATTCTGTTAGGTATCTTGACTTGAGTAATAACAAACTACAAGGCCCTCTTCCTGTGTCGATCTCTAAACTTGTGAGCCTCTATCATATAAATGTCTCCTTCAATAATTTAAGTGGCACTATGGAGTCAAAAATGTTCTCAAAGCTCAAAAACCTTCAAATTGCTGATCTTTCACACAACCCTCTTCTATCAGTCAACACTATCAGCAATGTTAACTATACCTTACCCAAACTTTATGAATTATATTTGTCATGTTGCAACTTCAAGGAATTTCCAAGCTTTTTAACAAACcttgaaaatttagaaaagttAGACCTTTCCCACAACCAAATCAAAGGCAATACACCAACTTGGATGTTCCAAGTGGGGAAGAATTCTTTGGGATATTTGAATCTATCAAACAACTTCTTGACAAGAATTGACCAACTTCCATGGAAAAAATTGGGATATCTTGATCTTCATTCCAACTCACTCCAAGGACCACTTCCAGTACCTCCGATTGGCATTTCCTTCCTTTCAATCTCAAGGAACAATTTAAGTGGAATGATCCCTTCATTGATTTGTAATATTAGTTCCCTTAAAGTCCTTGATCTGTCTCATAACAACCTGAGTGACAGGATTTCATCGTGTCTAGGAAACTTCAGTGATAGTCTCTCGGTGTTGGATCTAcgcaataataaattttatggcACCATCCCAGAAACATTTGCAAAGGGAAACAACTTAAGAAGTCTTAATATGAATGGAAATCAATTGGAAGGGCCTTTGCCACAATCATTGGTCAATTGTATACACTTGGAAGTGCTTGATCTTGGTAATAATAAGATTAATGGCATCTTTCCACATTGGTTGGGAACTCTTCCAAACTTACGAGTTCTTGTATTGCGATCAAATAGATTTCAAGGTACTATAGGCAATCCAAAGTCCAAATTCACCTTCACTAATTTACAGATCATAGACATTTCTCACAATGAGTTTCATGGTTGTTTAccaacaaaatatttcaatcaATTAAAAGCCATGATGAATGCAACTGCGAAAAAAGGTGAATTGAAGTATATAGGTGAGAATTATTATCAGGATTCTGTGATAGTGGTCATGAAAGGGTTGTCTATGGAATTAGTGAAAATCCAAAATCTCTTTACCACCATTGACTTTTCGAACAATGGTTTCATAGGAGAGATTCCAAAGTCCATTGGAAAGCTTAAATCACTCAAGGGGCTTAACATTTCACACAATGAACTTACAGGTAATATATCTTCATCATTGGAACATTTGACCAATCTTGAATGGTTAGACCTTTCCTCAAACAAGCTTACTGGAGAAATTCCAGGACAATTGGTAGATCACAGAACTAGAAGTTTTAAACTTATCAAGAAATTATCTAGTTGGACCAATACCTCAAGGTAA